The Archocentrus centrarchus isolate MPI-CPG fArcCen1 chromosome 7, fArcCen1, whole genome shotgun sequence genome window below encodes:
- the tsr2 gene encoding pre-rRNA-processing protein TSR2 homolog → MAAAAASREIFTEGVRAVLHTWPVLQIAVDNGFGGVYGQQKADWIVDVVQQYFHDNADLQQYEVEDFIAELMDQEFSTVVDDGSLPQVSISLLQMFSQWQQGALEQLKHTINTLTQNKSQRAKVTAQPTQSDEESDGETQEMECEASGPSVSRTPPPPPPPTQDEEDGWTVVRKKK, encoded by the exons ATGGCGGCCGCCGCGGCTTCACGTGAGATCTTCACCGAAGGAGTCCGAGCGGTTCTTCACACCTGGCCGGTTCTTCAG ATTGCGGTGGATAACGGGTTTGGAGGCGTCTATGGGCAGCAGAAAGCTGATTGGATCGTGGATGTGGTTCAGCAGTATTTCCATGATAACG CTGACCTGCAGCAGTACGAAGTTGAGGACTTCATCGCTGAGCTGATGGATCAGGAGTTCAGTACAGTGGTGGATGATGGGAGTTTACCACAG gtgtccATCAGTCTGCTGCAGATGTTCAGTCAGTGGCAGCAGGGGGCGCTGGAACAGCTCAAACACACTATCAACACTCTGACCCAGAACAAGAGTCAAAGGGCAAAGGTCACAGCTCAGCCCACGCAGTCTGATGAAGAGAGTGATGGTGAAACACAG gaGATGGAGTGTGAAGCATCTGGTCCATCAGTCAGCAGGACACCGCCTCCTCCCCCCCCTCCTACTCAGGATGAAGAAGACGGCTGGACGGTGGTCAGGAAGAAAAAGTGA